A window from Fibrobacter sp. encodes these proteins:
- a CDS encoding phospholipase: MIEFITDQEIYSRVLLQEVPASKDFLWLATSDLKDLHIKKNRRYLPFLEVLSYLLSRNVSVRLIHAKEPGPVFREEFDRYPILAKGLERLLCPRVHFKSIIVDGKVAYTGSANLTGAGMGARSEGKRNFEAGIISSDPKLVGQIMQQFDDVWMGKFCGNCHFSDKCPDRDAMT, from the coding sequence ATGATCGAATTTATAACTGATCAGGAAATCTACTCCAGGGTTCTTCTCCAGGAAGTCCCAGCCAGCAAAGACTTTCTCTGGCTTGCCACTTCCGACTTAAAAGACCTTCATATCAAAAAAAACAGACGCTATTTACCATTCCTGGAGGTGCTTTCCTATCTTCTGTCCCGGAATGTTTCGGTTCGTCTGATTCACGCTAAAGAACCAGGGCCGGTCTTTCGGGAAGAATTTGACAGATATCCCATTCTCGCAAAGGGGCTTGAACGATTGCTTTGTCCCAGGGTACATTTCAAATCGATCATTGTCGACGGAAAGGTTGCCTATACAGGCAGTGCGAATCTCACAGGGGCAGGGATGGGTGCAAGGAGTGAGGGAAAGAGGAATTTTGAGGCTGGAATAATAAGCTCTGATCCGAAACTTGTGGGGCAGATAATGCAGCAGTTTGATGACGTGTGGATGGGGAAGTTTTGCGGTAACTGTCATTTTTCGGATAAGTGCCCGGACCGGGATGCCATGACCTGA
- a CDS encoding 16S rRNA (uracil(1498)-N(3))-methyltransferase yields the protein MNLILISESDFIGSDHKRVQIRGRRREHIMSVFHAVPGDRLKVGILGGLTGIGIVETIDNEKIELSVSLSEPPPQALPFTLVMALPRPKSLKKSIEVATALGIKRVFIIESWRVEKSYWSSPVLQSANLNSHIILGLEGAKDTIPPTIEIRKRFKPFVEDELPSVAKGTMALVAHPYSSLACPHDVNCAVTLVIGPEGGFIPFEIELLEKNGFQAVTLGPRILRVENAIPALAGRLF from the coding sequence TTGAATCTTATTTTGATTTCTGAAAGTGATTTCATTGGCAGTGATCACAAAAGAGTGCAGATCAGGGGTCGGCGCAGGGAACATATCATGAGTGTATTCCATGCGGTTCCCGGAGACAGGCTCAAGGTCGGGATACTTGGCGGCCTTACAGGGATCGGCATTGTAGAAACAATTGACAATGAAAAGATAGAACTGTCGGTTAGCCTCTCAGAACCTCCTCCTCAAGCTCTGCCGTTTACACTGGTGATGGCTTTACCCCGTCCAAAGAGTCTAAAGAAATCAATTGAAGTGGCTACAGCTCTGGGGATAAAAAGAGTATTCATAATAGAAAGCTGGCGGGTTGAAAAAAGCTACTGGTCCTCACCGGTACTTCAGAGTGCCAACCTCAACAGCCATATCATTCTTGGTTTGGAGGGGGCCAAAGATACTATTCCACCCACAATTGAGATCAGGAAAAGGTTTAAACCATTTGTTGAGGACGAGCTTCCGTCGGTGGCAAAAGGAACCATGGCCCTTGTGGCACATCCATACAGTTCCCTGGCTTGTCCGCATGATGTAAACTGTGCGGTTACACTGGTAATCGGACCTGAGGGGGGCTTTATTCCTTTTGAAATTGAGCTTCTGGAAAAAAACGGCTTTCAGGCTGTCACATTAGGCCCCAGGATACTCAGAGTAGAAAATGCTATCCCTGCTCTCGCTGGACGGCTTTTCTAA
- a CDS encoding protein kinase, with product MSTEIKSNTKGNPQKFGRYVVKSILGEGAMGRVYLAEDPVLQRQLAVKVIALEKTLDETTRREYLERFAIEARASARLSHPSIVAVHDAGQQDGVPWIAFEYVKGEGLDQLIRHHKKLPYEKVRIIAVQIASALHHAHEHHIVHRDVKPANILLDSRTGIAKLTDFGVVKAPWTGLTQSGTSVGSPGYMSPEQIDGSKIDHRSDLFSLGVVMYEMITGKHPFVRETVPATFYATISENYEPILKICPDIPLELEKAVKGLLTSNRENRIASALDLIKQISRKHDELGSGHLHLSGRKNRPQSLIRTITGRFNIREIAVTIAEYIKTNRKPAIQKTLELLDSMGKRLRPAVEFVKNLIIEGKKRFQDLPEPARNKLNIGATVLFLVIISIGTAVTLNKIFKPAPEKKPLIQLEPEVPSELLYRFDQSLSNGIFSEARAIRDSLGQNKDLSKWVNFLNARMELVNGRYSEAIDSFTNLKKTGGKQLINNQMPRLITDIENRFVRGRAPEPLVYLATHVLSIHDYKRASELLYDNHYWKRWNMVRVFESAGKKVDMVKIHILDLQTAASVSTRKRAAEKLGELGDPRAIPALKKARDKGFRDPFVASAAGEILERYFSDAE from the coding sequence ATGAGCACTGAAATTAAAAGCAACACAAAGGGAAATCCTCAGAAATTCGGGCGTTACGTTGTAAAAAGCATTCTGGGAGAGGGTGCAATGGGCCGTGTCTATCTGGCGGAAGATCCTGTTCTTCAGCGCCAGCTAGCAGTAAAAGTAATTGCTCTGGAGAAGACCCTGGATGAGACAACCCGGCGTGAATATCTGGAAAGATTTGCAATCGAGGCCAGGGCTTCTGCCAGACTCAGTCATCCTTCGATTGTAGCAGTACACGATGCGGGGCAGCAGGATGGAGTGCCGTGGATAGCATTTGAATATGTCAAGGGAGAGGGGCTGGATCAGCTTATCAGACATCACAAAAAGCTGCCTTATGAAAAAGTCCGCATTATTGCTGTCCAGATTGCCTCTGCTTTACACCATGCCCATGAACACCACATAGTTCACCGTGATGTCAAGCCGGCCAACATTCTGCTGGATTCCCGAACCGGTATAGCCAAGCTCACCGACTTTGGAGTGGTCAAGGCTCCCTGGACAGGCCTGACCCAGTCCGGAACAAGCGTAGGTTCTCCGGGCTATATGTCACCTGAGCAGATCGATGGTTCGAAAATCGACCACAGAAGTGACCTGTTCTCTCTTGGCGTTGTGATGTACGAGATGATCACAGGGAAACACCCCTTTGTCAGGGAAACCGTTCCTGCCACTTTTTATGCGACTATATCGGAAAACTACGAGCCTATTCTGAAAATCTGCCCGGATATTCCCCTTGAACTGGAAAAAGCTGTAAAGGGTTTATTAACCTCAAACAGAGAAAACCGTATCGCCTCAGCACTGGATCTCATAAAGCAGATCTCCCGCAAGCATGATGAACTTGGCAGCGGGCATCTTCACCTCTCAGGCAGAAAAAACCGTCCCCAATCACTTATCAGAACTATCACAGGCAGATTTAACATCCGCGAGATAGCCGTTACCATAGCAGAATACATTAAAACCAACCGCAAACCGGCAATTCAAAAGACTCTGGAGTTGCTGGACAGCATGGGAAAACGGCTCCGGCCGGCAGTTGAATTTGTAAAAAACCTTATAATCGAGGGAAAAAAACGTTTTCAGGACCTCCCCGAACCAGCCAGAAACAAACTGAATATCGGAGCTACAGTTCTATTCCTGGTTATAATCTCCATTGGAACTGCAGTCACTCTTAATAAGATTTTCAAGCCTGCTCCTGAGAAAAAGCCTCTGATCCAACTCGAGCCGGAGGTCCCCTCGGAACTCCTTTACAGATTTGATCAGTCACTTTCCAATGGCATTTTTAGTGAGGCACGGGCAATCAGGGACAGCCTCGGCCAGAATAAAGATCTCTCGAAATGGGTAAATTTTCTCAACGCCAGGATGGAACTTGTGAACGGCAGGTACAGTGAGGCAATCGACAGCTTCACTAATCTGAAAAAAACGGGTGGGAAACAGCTTATAAACAACCAGATGCCCCGTCTGATAACGGACATAGAAAACAGATTTGTCCGTGGAAGGGCCCCGGAACCGCTTGTGTATCTCGCGACCCATGTGCTTTCCATCCACGACTACAAAAGAGCTTCGGAGTTGCTTTATGATAATCACTACTGGAAACGATGGAATATGGTGAGAGTATTCGAATCAGCAGGGAAAAAAGTTGACATGGTTAAAATCCATATCCTTGATCTTCAGACCGCAGCCAGTGTTTCCACCCGGAAGAGAGCGGCCGAGAAGCTGGGGGAACTGGGTGATCCCCGTGCCATTCCTGCACTGAAAAAGGCCAGGGACAAGGGATTTCGGGACCCCTTTGTGGCCTCCGCAGCAGGCGAGATCCTTGAGCGCTATTTCAGTGATGCTGAATAG
- a CDS encoding ParB N-terminal domain-containing protein translates to MLTTKRYEYLQIEKIAIHPVIGNHRQLSPAKVSHLEKDILTNGLLEPLMVWERTSGEYYLVGGFHRMAAISNIRKSHPGYFDRVDVRVVAGGPDEIRALNLKLNADRLDIRVTDYFETVIYLNNVNWSAERIAEFLDKSKGWIEEILRFAPMVDEKMREMLEKGEISWNRAKEIIQKTLKAPAGTEKDVLEKEMNQPGTRSVKPLTFKTVLGHFSKLKEKSPGHSFTLHIDDLYSFMKVLRGRDYTDEDLGRMRAVFPELIP, encoded by the coding sequence ATGCTAACTACAAAAAGATACGAATATTTGCAGATTGAAAAGATCGCGATTCATCCGGTTATCGGTAATCACAGGCAGCTCAGCCCTGCCAAAGTCAGCCATCTCGAAAAAGACATCCTCACAAACGGTCTCCTTGAGCCTCTTATGGTGTGGGAAAGGACATCAGGGGAGTATTATCTGGTCGGTGGGTTCCATCGTATGGCGGCAATTTCCAATATAAGGAAAAGCCATCCGGGATATTTTGACAGGGTGGATGTGAGGGTTGTGGCAGGAGGTCCCGATGAGATCCGGGCACTGAATCTCAAGCTCAATGCAGACAGGCTCGATATCAGGGTCACTGACTATTTTGAAACTGTTATTTACTTGAACAATGTAAACTGGTCGGCTGAAAGGATTGCCGAATTTCTTGACAAGAGTAAGGGCTGGATCGAGGAAATACTCAGGTTTGCTCCAATGGTTGACGAAAAGATGAGAGAGATGCTGGAAAAAGGGGAGATTTCCTGGAACAGGGCAAAAGAGATAATCCAGAAGACTCTCAAGGCTCCCGCTGGCACAGAAAAAGATGTTCTGGAAAAGGAGATGAACCAGCCCGGGACCCGGTCAGTCAAACCGCTGACCTTTAAAACTGTCCTGGGACATTTCTCTAAGCTTAAGGAAAAATCCCCCGGCCACAGTTTTACTCTCCATATCGATGATCTTTACTCGTTCATGAAAGTACTCAGGGGCAGAGATTACACCGATGAGGACCTGGGGAGGATGAGAGCGGTGTTTCCGGAACTTATTCCCTGA
- a CDS encoding LTA synthase family protein, giving the protein MFLFIAANAYKCTVFRLILSDLKNPYFSTAFSYYSSYLMLCSFVFLLLFRLKQFWLAVVFYSLQFLFLSVNLTYYFFFESYLHLNQYIHLFNEAVQLLRHTAAPLEGRLFIVFLDLPLLVGLFFFRKHISFRSPPLRYAVYAPFLILLVKLSLWNPLKSERLRDIIDDRYAGELLAVKKFGIGMVNLVNLTRINQDAKYLKALNNKGKLIETAIDTSAEVPGFFVIQIESMDSYVINKKHKGRFITPFLNRLSKTAVYYPYTLSYHKAGSTSDCEFSVINSLEPLDHFPSMKIRNYNFPNSIARSLAKDSFDVAIFHGNRGEYFNRRIAFKKMGFPAFYDIFDMKLKEVRWGAPDHEVFNFALRSLQSAKDPFFYYLITMSSHEPFTFTESYYQNPRYDDIGGKKVRNFFQCMSYVDSTLNSVVTRIREMRPNTVIFIFGDHTPGIKNDLYKQASFKESGMYFEFTPLFIITPDNRKYSEKKRVASFLDIVPTILSICGNHHGIHSYGVNLLEPDKEFGPIPYGGTQQDRKILFQKIHPSDNKSRKRHN; this is encoded by the coding sequence TTGTTTTTATTTATTGCTGCGAACGCTTATAAATGCACTGTTTTCAGGCTGATTCTTTCTGATCTGAAAAACCCATATTTCAGCACTGCTTTTTCATATTACTCCTCATATCTGATGCTTTGTTCCTTTGTGTTTCTTCTTTTATTCAGATTGAAGCAGTTCTGGCTCGCTGTTGTTTTTTACTCCCTTCAGTTTCTGTTTTTATCCGTCAATTTGACCTATTATTTTTTCTTCGAAAGCTACCTTCATCTCAACCAGTACATTCACCTGTTTAATGAAGCAGTTCAACTGCTCCGACACACAGCGGCTCCACTCGAGGGCAGGCTTTTCATCGTTTTTCTGGATCTTCCTCTGCTTGTGGGACTCTTTTTTTTCCGCAAACATATCTCCTTCCGCTCTCCGCCTCTCCGGTATGCAGTATACGCCCCCTTCCTGATTCTCCTGGTAAAGCTTTCCCTGTGGAATCCATTAAAAAGTGAGAGGTTGCGTGATATTATCGATGACCGGTACGCCGGAGAACTGCTTGCAGTTAAAAAATTCGGTATAGGCATGGTAAATCTTGTTAATCTGACCAGAATAAATCAAGACGCTAAGTACCTCAAGGCTCTTAACAATAAGGGAAAACTGATTGAGACAGCTATTGATACCTCTGCAGAAGTACCCGGTTTTTTTGTCATCCAGATCGAGTCGATGGATTCTTATGTCATCAATAAAAAACACAAGGGCAGGTTTATTACTCCCTTTCTTAACAGGCTCAGTAAAACTGCAGTTTACTACCCTTACACACTGAGCTATCACAAAGCCGGGTCAACCTCAGACTGTGAATTCTCGGTAATAAACAGCCTGGAGCCTCTTGATCACTTCCCATCAATGAAAATAAGGAACTATAACTTCCCCAATTCCATCGCCAGAAGCCTTGCAAAGGACAGTTTCGATGTTGCGATATTTCACGGAAACAGAGGTGAATATTTCAACAGGAGAATAGCATTCAAAAAAATGGGATTCCCCGCATTCTATGATATCTTCGACATGAAACTCAAAGAGGTACGCTGGGGTGCTCCTGATCACGAGGTTTTCAATTTTGCTCTCCGCTCTCTTCAATCGGCAAAGGATCCTTTTTTTTATTACCTGATTACCATGAGCAGTCATGAGCCTTTCACTTTTACCGAATCCTATTATCAAAATCCTCGCTATGATGACATCGGGGGAAAAAAAGTGCGGAATTTTTTCCAGTGCATGTCTTATGTCGACAGTACTCTTAATAGTGTTGTGACAAGAATACGAGAGATGCGTCCCAACACAGTAATTTTCATCTTTGGCGATCACACTCCCGGAATTAAGAATGACCTCTACAAGCAGGCATCATTTAAGGAGTCAGGGATGTACTTTGAGTTTACCCCCCTGTTTATAATTACCCCTGATAACCGCAAATACAGCGAAAAAAAGCGTGTTGCCTCCTTTCTGGATATCGTCCCCACCATTCTCTCGATATGCGGAAACCACCACGGAATCCACTCTTACGGTGTCAATCTGCTGGAACCAGATAAGGAGTTTGGTCCTATTCCTTACGGTGGCACGCAGCAGGACCGTAAAATCCTTTTCCAGAAGATTCACCCTTCAGACAACAAATCCCGGAAAAGGCATAACTGA
- a CDS encoding BON domain-containing protein yields MEKTAEQIRQDVIKQLKWDSRIKSENIFVEVTGHTVVLTGTVSSNLQRISAENDCRSVQGVSVVDNRLQVMKPATEQIPDEKIKWNIESALSLNSTINASMIEVAVNNGKVILAGSVDQFWKKLKIEEIVSNVPGVYEIVNTLTVVPTNSPFDQAISTDILSAISRLGRIDPESIHVEVNGGRVRLRGKVPDWQSYSAAYNISKHTNGVTDLINELVISE; encoded by the coding sequence ATGGAAAAAACTGCTGAGCAGATACGGCAGGATGTCATAAAGCAGTTGAAATGGGATAGCCGGATCAAGTCGGAAAATATCTTTGTCGAGGTCACCGGACACACCGTTGTGCTGACAGGCACTGTCAGTTCAAATCTCCAGAGAATATCAGCGGAAAATGACTGCCGGTCAGTTCAGGGTGTCTCTGTTGTCGACAACAGACTCCAAGTAATGAAACCCGCCACCGAACAAATTCCCGACGAGAAAATCAAGTGGAATATCGAGAGTGCACTCTCACTTAACAGCACAATAAATGCATCGATGATTGAGGTGGCAGTAAATAACGGCAAGGTAATATTGGCTGGATCCGTGGATCAGTTCTGGAAAAAACTGAAAATCGAAGAGATCGTTTCCAATGTCCCCGGAGTATACGAAATAGTCAACACTCTCACCGTTGTCCCTACCAATTCCCCATTTGATCAGGCCATCTCCACAGATATCCTCAGTGCGATCAGCCGTTTAGGAAGAATCGATCCTGAATCGATACATGTTGAAGTCAACGGTGGAAGAGTCAGGTTAAGGGGAAAAGTACCTGACTGGCAGTCCTATTCAGCCGCTTATAATATCTCAAAACATACAAACGGAGTGACAGATCTTATAAATGAACTTGTAATTTCAGAATAA
- a CDS encoding DUF4159 domain-containing protein, with protein MKRCRRLVFAGLFLTGSLLWQVSAQQCGFAITRLKYGGGGDWYANPSSLPNLVKAVKQRTSILVCDSIPVIEIMDKNLFHHPFLYMTGHGDIRLTNAERLRLRKYLIGGGFLWADDNYGLDQSLRRELRSLFPENPLVELPSTHPLYSSFYKLPGLPKIHEHDGKPAQGLGIFFEGRLVVFYTYSSDIGDGMEDLHVHNDGEQLHELALRMGINIVSWFFNP; from the coding sequence ATGAAAAGATGCCGCAGGTTAGTTTTTGCAGGTTTATTTCTAACAGGCAGCCTGCTCTGGCAGGTTTCCGCTCAGCAGTGTGGTTTTGCGATCACCAGGCTCAAATACGGCGGTGGCGGTGACTGGTACGCTAATCCTTCTTCTCTCCCTAATCTGGTCAAAGCGGTAAAACAGAGGACATCTATCCTGGTCTGTGACAGTATTCCTGTGATCGAAATAATGGATAAAAACCTCTTCCACCATCCTTTTCTATATATGACAGGGCATGGTGATATCCGGTTGACAAATGCTGAGCGGCTGAGACTCCGCAAGTATTTAATCGGTGGCGGGTTCCTGTGGGCTGATGATAATTACGGGCTGGATCAGTCACTGAGAAGAGAGCTTCGCTCTCTGTTTCCTGAAAATCCTCTTGTAGAACTCCCTTCAACTCATCCTCTGTACAGCAGCTTCTATAAACTTCCGGGACTGCCGAAAATTCACGAGCATGATGGAAAACCGGCACAAGGGCTGGGCATATTCTTTGAGGGAAGACTGGTGGTTTTCTACACGTACAGCTCTGACATCGGAGACGGAATGGAAGATTTACATGTGCATAATGACGGTGAGCAGCTTCATGAACTCGCTCTGAGAATGGGTATTAATATTGTCTCCTGGTTTTTCAATCCATGA
- the secF gene encoding protein translocase subunit SecF, whose translation MVQFFKKTNFNFIGFSKLAIGISLAFVLVSIVFMFVHKGLNFSVDFAGGTLIQVKFEKPVRDDLGKIRSIVSDLGLGSPEVKTIGQIINNELQITVAKQESELTNVTNIIRDALSKDYPENSFDIRRVESVGPKIGGELKRDAIIATILSLIAILIYVGFRFNLPFGVASVIPLFHDVLITLGVFIIFDLEISLTFIAAIMTIVGYSLNDTIVIFDRIRENMRGGLKGRKFPELVNSSINQTLSRTINTSVTTLFVVSALYFIGSEAIKDFALAMLVGVIAGTYSTIYIASPILIFWHNKKPITK comes from the coding sequence ATGGTTCAATTTTTCAAGAAAACAAACTTCAATTTCATCGGTTTTAGTAAGCTGGCCATCGGCATTTCACTCGCCTTTGTACTCGTGAGTATCGTTTTTATGTTCGTTCACAAAGGATTGAACTTCTCGGTGGACTTCGCGGGTGGTACTCTTATCCAGGTGAAGTTCGAGAAGCCGGTCAGAGATGATCTGGGAAAAATCCGTTCGATAGTGAGCGACCTTGGACTCGGCTCACCCGAGGTAAAGACCATCGGACAGATTATTAACAATGAATTGCAGATCACTGTTGCTAAACAGGAAAGTGAACTGACCAATGTCACAAATATCATACGGGATGCATTATCCAAAGACTATCCTGAAAACAGCTTTGATATAAGACGGGTTGAAAGTGTGGGACCTAAGATCGGAGGAGAACTGAAAAGAGATGCAATCATCGCCACTATCCTCTCCCTGATTGCGATTCTGATTTATGTGGGTTTCCGCTTTAATCTTCCCTTCGGCGTGGCTTCGGTTATCCCGCTTTTCCATGATGTGCTCATTACCCTGGGTGTTTTTATCATTTTCGATCTTGAAATATCCCTTACCTTTATCGCGGCAATAATGACCATAGTAGGTTACTCACTCAATGATACTATAGTTATTTTTGACAGAATCAGAGAAAACATGCGGGGCGGACTCAAAGGAAGAAAATTTCCTGAACTGGTCAACAGCAGTATCAACCAGACCCTCTCCAGAACCATAAATACCTCCGTAACTACTCTCTTTGTGGTTTCAGCTCTCTATTTTATTGGTAGTGAAGCTATAAAGGATTTTGCCCTTGCCATGCTTGTTGGTGTTATTGCTGGTACCTATTCCACAATATATATCGCCAGTCCGATTCTCATCTTTTGGCACAATAAGAAGCCAATAACAAAGTAA
- the secD gene encoding protein translocase subunit SecD, translating to MKKNSPLAIFLTLAVVGAAIYFLIPTFTFYSKTPEQREIYLRDNPQAMKKILNLGLDLQGGMRLVLEIDRSKLEKDQEKDVLDRAYAIIENRINALGVAEPTIQKQGKDRIIVELPGLKDEGSAKSVIGRTAQLEFNLLREPAQLEHAINLIDNVIAGKQPKDSVSAVDTSKAKEEEKQKLAEQLFKGSEAEETEEQETPKKPTEIRSFKELLVQLGDQVGVRMENVPKVNKILVREDVRQALNRAGLGGNSFLWAHDTTKLEGREYRVLYYVKSSPEMRGDLIKDARASIDQEGFRAGGAKVDLEMNAKGARRFSSVTAANVNKFLAIVLDSTVYSAPRIIQKIPLGRAEITGSFTMEEAKNLAIVLRAGALPAPVKIIEERVVGPSLGQDSIEKGMLATIIGTALVFAFMLFYYRLSGIIALVALIINIAIVLAVMAGVNATLTLPGIAGIILLIGMGVDANVIIFERVREELRLGKTVRSAIDAGYSNAFVTIMDSNLTTLITAFILLWKGTGPIRGFAVTLIFGIVASLFTALYVSRLIMNIFFQKKTTLSI from the coding sequence ATGAAAAAAAACAGTCCTCTTGCAATATTTCTGACATTGGCGGTGGTTGGGGCTGCCATTTACTTCCTGATCCCTACATTCACCTTTTATTCCAAGACACCTGAGCAGCGGGAGATCTATTTACGGGATAATCCTCAGGCTATGAAAAAAATCCTGAACCTGGGGCTCGATCTTCAGGGTGGTATGCGCCTGGTGCTTGAGATTGACAGGTCAAAACTGGAGAAGGACCAGGAAAAAGACGTACTTGACCGTGCTTATGCAATAATCGAGAACAGAATAAATGCTCTGGGTGTTGCAGAACCGACTATTCAGAAGCAGGGTAAAGACAGGATTATAGTTGAATTACCGGGTCTTAAGGATGAAGGATCTGCAAAGAGCGTTATAGGCAGAACTGCTCAGCTTGAATTCAACCTTTTAAGAGAACCTGCTCAACTCGAGCATGCAATTAATCTCATCGATAATGTTATCGCGGGAAAACAGCCAAAAGATAGCGTCTCGGCTGTGGACACCAGTAAGGCAAAAGAGGAAGAGAAACAGAAGCTGGCAGAACAATTGTTCAAGGGTTCTGAAGCTGAAGAAACAGAGGAGCAGGAAACCCCGAAGAAACCAACTGAGATCCGTTCCTTCAAGGAACTGCTTGTGCAGCTTGGGGATCAGGTAGGTGTCAGGATGGAGAATGTTCCAAAGGTGAACAAAATTCTGGTAAGGGAAGATGTTCGCCAGGCTCTCAACAGGGCAGGACTGGGTGGCAACTCGTTTCTCTGGGCACATGATACGACCAAACTGGAAGGCAGAGAATACAGGGTTCTTTATTATGTGAAGAGTTCTCCGGAGATGCGTGGTGACCTCATAAAAGACGCCCGGGCATCGATTGACCAGGAGGGATTCAGGGCCGGAGGAGCGAAGGTTGATCTTGAGATGAATGCCAAAGGCGCCCGCAGATTTTCATCTGTAACTGCTGCGAATGTAAATAAATTTCTGGCTATAGTTCTTGACAGCACAGTTTATTCCGCGCCTCGCATCATCCAGAAGATTCCTCTGGGAAGAGCGGAGATTACCGGAAGCTTTACGATGGAGGAAGCCAAGAATCTGGCTATTGTGTTGCGCGCAGGTGCCCTTCCTGCACCGGTCAAAATTATAGAAGAACGGGTCGTTGGCCCGTCACTTGGTCAGGATTCCATAGAGAAAGGTATGCTGGCTACTATAATCGGAACAGCACTGGTTTTTGCCTTCATGCTGTTTTACTACCGGCTCAGTGGCATTATCGCTCTCGTTGCTCTGATTATTAATATCGCAATCGTGCTGGCTGTGATGGCAGGTGTAAATGCCACCCTTACTCTTCCCGGTATAGCGGGTATCATTCTGCTTATTGGTATGGGTGTGGATGCCAATGTGATCATCTTTGAGCGTGTTCGTGAAGAACTCAGACTGGGGAAAACCGTAAGAAGTGCAATAGATGCAGGGTATTCAAATGCATTTGTCACAATTATGGACTCTAACCTGACAACACTTATCACCGCTTTTATACTGCTGTGGAAAGGCACAGGCCCAATCAGGGGATTTGCCGTTACACTTATCTTCGGTATTGTAGCGTCACTTTTTACGGCTCTGTATGTATCACGTCTGATTATGAACATCTTTTTCCAGAAAAAAACCACTTTGAGCATCTAA
- a CDS encoding response regulator produces the protein MADQKPFRILLVDDEPGIRKILRLFLELEGFSVLEAVTANQAISIISKEKPHLVILDVILCGQTGFDVCEWIKNNPETKDIIVFLFTALNQDHDYHEGQRVGCDQYLTKPQNPKDIVEKVNQYLNNRYQNQTIQ, from the coding sequence GTGGCTGATCAGAAACCGTTTCGGATATTGCTGGTTGATGATGAGCCCGGGATACGAAAAATCTTACGTTTGTTTCTGGAACTTGAGGGTTTCAGTGTCCTGGAAGCTGTCACGGCCAATCAAGCTATTTCCATAATTAGTAAGGAAAAACCGCACCTGGTAATCCTTGATGTTATCCTGTGCGGGCAGACCGGCTTTGACGTTTGTGAATGGATAAAAAATAATCCAGAAACGAAAGACATAATCGTATTCCTGTTCACTGCCCTGAATCAGGATCATGATTATCATGAGGGGCAGAGAGTAGGGTGCGATCAATACCTGACTAAGCCTCAGAATCCAAAAGATATAGTAGAAAAAGTTAATCAGTACCTGAACAATAGATATCAAAACCAAACTATCCAGTAA